A single genomic interval of uncultured Desulfobulbus sp. harbors:
- a CDS encoding phage integrase N-terminal SAM-like domain-containing protein, translated as MKKAELKRFEALYERHLQKLALQGKSAKTIDAYGRAVRRLVSYFDRCPDKLSVQELEEYFAKMVEGYSWSTVKLDRLGLMFFWKHVLETDWQWLNIVKAPVVKTIPDILTRDEVGKIIHGCRELRYRVFLFTTYSMGLRVEEALSLQVGDIDTGHMRVHIRRGKGHKDRLVPLPHRTLAALRLLWREHQHPKFLFPNYRGSMETIRQAKSHMNTGGTQQAMKAVVATCAI; from the coding sequence ATGAAAAAAGCCGAGCTAAAACGATTCGAGGCCCTCTATGAGCGCCACCTGCAAAAGCTTGCACTGCAAGGGAAAAGCGCCAAAACAATCGATGCTTATGGCCGAGCTGTGCGCCGATTGGTCTCATATTTCGATCGTTGCCCCGACAAACTCAGCGTGCAAGAGCTGGAAGAGTACTTTGCCAAAATGGTCGAGGGCTACTCCTGGAGCACCGTCAAGCTGGATCGGCTCGGCCTCATGTTTTTCTGGAAACACGTTCTGGAGACGGACTGGCAATGGCTCAACATCGTCAAAGCACCCGTCGTCAAAACCATCCCGGATATCCTGACCCGTGATGAGGTCGGCAAGATCATTCATGGCTGCCGCGAACTCCGGTACCGCGTTTTTCTCTTCACGACCTATTCCATGGGGCTTCGCGTGGAAGAGGCCTTGTCTCTTCAGGTCGGCGATATCGATACCGGCCACATGAGAGTTCATATCCGCCGTGGCAAGGGGCATAAAGATCGTCTCGTTCCCTTGCCGCACCGCACCCTGGCAGCGCTACGCCTGCTTTGGCGTGAACACCAACATCCGAAGTTTCTGTTTCCCAATTACCGGGGATCGATGGAAACGATCCGGCAGGCGAAAAGCCACATGAATACCGGCGGCACCCAGCAAGCCATGAAGGCCGTTGTCGCGACCTGCGCAATTTAA
- a CDS encoding YeeE/YedE thiosulfate transporter family protein → MSKNANQKRRLRMKWKTDEGGWSPYLAGALLGLLAIASVLATTQFLGKTNYLGASTTFVRAAGILEQTIAADHVASNEYYTETKVRVDWQFMLVVGIVLGAFISSTMDKSFRLESVPPTWEERFGPSIGKRAVGAFMGGVVAMIGARLADGCPSGHGLSGMMQLSVSSFVALIMFFGAGVLVARIVYGRRA, encoded by the coding sequence ATCTCAAAGAACGCGAATCAAAAAAGGAGGTTAAGAATGAAATGGAAAACAGATGAAGGAGGATGGAGCCCTTACCTCGCTGGAGCCCTTTTAGGCCTCCTGGCTATCGCTTCAGTCCTTGCAACCACACAATTCCTCGGCAAGACCAACTATTTAGGAGCGTCCACTACGTTCGTTCGTGCAGCCGGTATTTTGGAGCAAACAATTGCTGCGGATCATGTTGCGTCAAACGAGTATTACACTGAGACAAAGGTTCGTGTTGATTGGCAGTTCATGCTGGTTGTTGGGATTGTTCTGGGTGCCTTTATTTCGTCCACTATGGATAAGAGCTTTCGACTGGAGAGCGTTCCACCCACGTGGGAAGAACGATTTGGCCCATCGATCGGAAAGCGTGCAGTCGGGGCATTTATGGGTGGAGTTGTCGCCATGATCGGCGCTCGCTTGGCCGATGGCTGTCCAAGTGGACATGGCCTCAGTGGAATGATGCAATTGTCAGTAAGTTCATTCGTGGCTTTGATTATGTTTTTTGGTGCAGGTGTTTTGGTTGCTCGAATAGTTTATGGAAGGAGAGCATAA
- a CDS encoding GFA family protein: MSIKSGSCLCGEVTFEIEGDFDNFYLCHCSRCRKDTGSAHGANLFSSTAKLKWLSGVDKVTNFTLPSTQHNKSFCSICGSALPNIQLGGELLVVPAGSLDCDIHITPTAHIFISSKANWDKDLHKFPMIETLP; the protein is encoded by the coding sequence ATGAGTATAAAGTCAGGATCATGCCTTTGTGGTGAGGTTACTTTTGAAATAGAAGGTGATTTTGATAATTTTTACCTTTGCCATTGTAGTCGGTGTCGAAAAGATACAGGCTCAGCTCATGGAGCCAATCTTTTTTCTTCTACTGCCAAGTTGAAATGGTTGTCAGGAGTCGATAAGGTAACAAATTTTACATTGCCTTCAACTCAACACAACAAATCGTTTTGCTCAATTTGTGGATCGGCACTTCCAAATATTCAATTGGGAGGTGAACTTCTTGTGGTTCCTGCTGGAAGCCTTGATTGTGATATCCACATCACACCTACCGCTCACATTTTTATTTCGAGCAAAGCAAATTGGGATAAAGATCTTCATAAATTTCCTATGATAGAGACTTTGCCGTAA
- a CDS encoding O-methyltransferase gives MDLDNILKELEQKGIRNDEAQSDKALKYLNITRDTGEFLRVMVLATRSSKILEVGTSNGYSTIWLASSIPPDGTVTTIEYSERKAEEALSNFERAGLANKIVFLKGEAQALLKDLSDQYDLIFLDADRSKYMDMIKDISRLLKIGGLIVCDNASSHESELADFTTYLKTQQNFTTSLVPVGKGEFLAYKS, from the coding sequence ATGGATTTAGATAATATACTCAAAGAATTAGAACAAAAGGGAATTCGCAATGATGAAGCCCAATCAGACAAAGCTCTGAAGTATCTAAACATCACAAGAGATACAGGTGAGTTCCTTCGGGTCATGGTCCTTGCGACTCGTTCCAGTAAAATTTTAGAAGTTGGAACATCAAACGGTTATTCAACCATTTGGTTAGCTTCGTCTATTCCCCCAGATGGGACTGTAACTACAATTGAGTATTCGGAACGTAAAGCAGAAGAGGCTTTATCGAACTTCGAAAGAGCAGGTCTTGCCAATAAAATAGTTTTTTTAAAGGGAGAAGCTCAGGCATTGCTCAAAGACCTCAGCGATCAGTATGATTTGATTTTCCTTGACGCAGACCGTTCAAAATACATGGATATGATAAAAGACATATCACGCCTGCTAAAAATTGGAGGGCTAATTGTTTGTGATAATGCAAGTTCTCACGAATCTGAACTTGCTGATTTTACAACATACCTCAAAACGCAACAGAATTTTACAACTTCACTGGTGCCAGTTGGTAAAGGTGAATTTCTAGCATATAAGTCATAA
- a CDS encoding ISL3 family transposase: MHVKTILNRIEKQPGFIYDTCKWRDSGPPALVITLRPQAGRKPICSKCGQRGPGYDTLRVRSFAFVPLWGIPVFFLYAPRRLQCPTCGVKVEKLPWVVGKSHLTISYAWFLATWCKRLSWKEVAEIFKTSWDTVFRSVEMAVNWGLAYRNIDGITAIGIDEICWRKRKDKFVTLVYQLDQGKRRLLWIGPDRTAKTFREFFDWLGTARSRQLRFICSDMWKPYLAVIAEKAAGAVNILDRFHIMSHMSKAIDEVRADEAKELKKKGKEPLLAKSRWCLLKRPENLTEKQVDRLKDLLACNLRTIRAYLLKEDFQRFWGYSSPAWAGKFLDAWCTRTMRSKIKPMKKVAKMLRAHRPLLLNWFRAKNTIALGCVEGFNNKAKVVTKRSYGFRTYDGLKIALYHGLGDLPIPQGAHRFC, encoded by the coding sequence ATGCACGTTAAAACTATCTTGAACCGTATTGAAAAACAACCGGGTTTTATCTATGACACTTGCAAATGGCGTGATTCCGGACCGCCGGCATTGGTGATAACGTTGCGGCCCCAGGCCGGCCGCAAACCCATCTGTTCCAAGTGCGGCCAGAGGGGGCCGGGGTACGACACCCTGCGTGTCAGATCTTTTGCCTTTGTGCCCTTGTGGGGCATTCCGGTATTTTTCCTCTATGCTCCACGGCGGCTGCAGTGTCCAACCTGTGGCGTCAAAGTCGAAAAGCTGCCATGGGTTGTAGGAAAGAGCCATCTTACGATCTCTTACGCATGGTTCCTGGCCACATGGTGTAAACGCTTGAGCTGGAAGGAAGTGGCCGAAATCTTTAAAACCAGTTGGGACACGGTCTTCAGGTCGGTGGAAATGGCGGTCAACTGGGGGCTCGCCTATCGTAATATCGATGGGATCACTGCCATTGGCATCGACGAAATCTGCTGGCGCAAACGCAAGGATAAGTTTGTCACCCTGGTGTATCAGCTTGACCAGGGAAAAAGGCGCCTGCTTTGGATCGGCCCCGACAGGACCGCCAAAACTTTCAGAGAGTTTTTCGACTGGCTCGGCACGGCAAGGTCTCGGCAATTGCGGTTTATTTGCAGTGACATGTGGAAACCCTATCTGGCCGTCATTGCCGAAAAAGCAGCGGGCGCCGTCAATATCCTCGACCGGTTTCATATCATGAGTCACATGAGCAAGGCTATCGACGAGGTCAGAGCCGATGAGGCCAAGGAGCTCAAGAAGAAGGGGAAAGAACCCCTCCTTGCAAAGAGCCGTTGGTGCCTCTTAAAACGACCTGAAAATCTGACCGAAAAACAGGTGGACAGGCTCAAGGATCTGCTCGCATGCAACCTCAGAACTATCCGCGCCTACTTGCTCAAGGAAGATTTTCAGCGATTCTGGGGCTACAGTTCACCGGCTTGGGCTGGAAAGTTTCTTGATGCCTGGTGCACAAGAACCATGCGATCCAAAATCAAACCGATGAAGAAGGTTGCCAAAATGTTGAGAGCTCACCGCCCCCTCCTGCTCAACTGGTTTCGTGCAAAAAATACGATTGCCCTGGGTTGTGTGGAGGGCTTTAACAACAAGGCAAAGGTGGTTACCAAGCGATCCTATGGATTTCGCACGTACGATGGGCTGAAAATAGCTTTATATCATGGGCTTGGTGACCTGCCGATACCCCAGGGTGCCCACAGATTCTGCTGA
- a CDS encoding tetratricopeptide repeat protein — protein MKINGSSYSPYSYAIEKLNNGVAYDPEYYKDGKEFKIPRNKLTKLNFLNTIKSAHRLNDNQDTVKYKIALSQCQDRRYDKSKINIDEVIKSTLDPEQYENLADCFYKEKKYNQAATLYIKSAEYSPTKARPSNMAGICYVLIGRYHDAITHYLKAIQANPKYTSTYGNLGSAYSKINDTKNALKYYRIALQEKNPSKTIITNYVEALFIEGENINFGKIPNNDKNLQDKNYRMTIEMFKILQSSQKGVDISKQLSNWKKLYSGTKLDWNFDQLEAWAQTDEQKRIIESFKSISI, from the coding sequence TTGAAAATTAATGGATCCTCTTATAGCCCATACTCATACGCAATTGAAAAGTTGAACAATGGCGTAGCGTATGACCCTGAATATTATAAAGATGGCAAAGAATTCAAAATTCCGAGAAATAAACTAACTAAGTTAAACTTTCTAAACACAATAAAGTCAGCTCACAGGCTTAATGACAACCAGGACACTGTAAAATATAAAATTGCCCTCAGCCAATGCCAAGATAGAAGATATGACAAATCAAAAATAAATATAGATGAAGTAATCAAATCGACATTAGATCCGGAGCAATATGAAAATTTAGCTGACTGCTTTTACAAGGAAAAAAAATACAATCAAGCAGCAACTCTATATATTAAGTCAGCAGAATATAGCCCAACAAAAGCGCGTCCATCCAACATGGCCGGAATTTGCTATGTTCTAATAGGGAGATACCACGACGCAATAACCCATTATTTAAAAGCAATTCAAGCAAACCCTAAATACACATCAACTTATGGAAATCTCGGCAGTGCTTATTCTAAAATTAACGACACAAAGAATGCACTAAAATATTACAGAATCGCCTTACAGGAGAAGAACCCCAGCAAAACCATAATCACAAACTATGTCGAAGCATTATTTATTGAAGGTGAAAATATAAATTTTGGCAAAATCCCAAACAACGATAAGAACCTGCAAGACAAAAATTATCGAATGACAATTGAAATGTTCAAAATACTACAATCATCTCAAAAGGGAGTCGATATATCTAAACAACTTTCAAATTGGAAAAAATTATATAGTGGCACCAAGCTTGATTGGAACTTTGACCAATTAGAAGCTTGGGCGCAAACAGACGAACAAAAAAGAATTATAGAGTCATTTAAATCAATATCCATATGA
- a CDS encoding tetratricopeptide repeat protein yields MDTTGSVKKQTLYLAILASLIIGFVGGVAYSVYRAPAGSSAQVNDQHQHMAEVIAQLEKASQDKPKDVPTWIQLGHAYFDSGQAKMAIAAYTKALELQPGDLDVMTDLGVMYHQDNQHQKAIEMFDQVLTINPQHEQARFNKGVVLLTGLNDRKAAIAEWKILVKYHPMAAAPSGKMVGDLIDQLENPESK; encoded by the coding sequence ATGGACACCACCGGTTCTGTCAAGAAACAAACCCTGTATCTGGCCATTCTCGCCTCGCTGATCATCGGTTTTGTCGGCGGCGTGGCCTACTCGGTGTACCGAGCACCCGCAGGCAGCAGCGCCCAGGTCAACGATCAGCACCAGCATATGGCCGAGGTCATCGCTCAACTGGAGAAAGCCTCCCAGGACAAGCCCAAGGACGTTCCCACCTGGATCCAGCTCGGCCACGCCTACTTTGACAGCGGCCAGGCCAAGATGGCCATTGCCGCCTACACCAAGGCCCTGGAACTGCAGCCCGGCGACCTCGATGTCATGACCGACCTGGGGGTGATGTACCACCAGGACAACCAGCACCAGAAGGCCATCGAAATGTTTGACCAGGTGCTCACAATCAATCCGCAACACGAGCAGGCCCGGTTCAACAAGGGCGTGGTCCTGCTCACCGGCCTCAACGACCGCAAGGCAGCCATTGCCGAGTGGAAAATCCTGGTTAAATACCATCCCATGGCCGCTGCGCCCTCGGGCAAAATGGTGGGCGACCTGATCGATCAGCTGGAAAACCCCGAAAGCAAATAA
- the ilvB gene encoding biosynthetic-type acetolactate synthase large subunit: protein MSKTIGTQAIIKCLQEEGVDLVFGYPGGAVIELYDELCKSEIRHILVRHEQGAVHAADGYARVSGKVGVAILTSGPGATNGVTAIATAYCDSIPLVVLTGQVPRALIGNDAFQEVDIVGITRPCTKHNYLVNDPDELVDTLREAFYLAASGRPGPVLVDLPKDVMASMVPYPAKKSVKMRTYQPNTKPHSGQIEKACRAMIKAKKPVLYVGGGVILSDGNEELTKLARRLNIPVTMTLMGLGGFPGTDPLSLGMLGMHGSYAANMSVAKSDVLIAVGSRFDDRVTGRLDAFAPNAKIIHVDIDPTSISKNVKVDIPIVADCRQALEAMNCWLDKASDYKADEVSALHQPWVDEVKEWDSKHPLSYTEEGDIIKPQYVIETLNRLTGGDAIITTEVGQNQMWTAQFYKFNHPRRLLTSGGLGTMGYGLPAAIGAQMAYPDATVIDVAGDGSIQMNIQELATARECGAPVKVAILNNNYLGMVRQWQELFYNRHYASTVMEVTPDFVALAAAYGAVGLRAKTKAEVEPVIKEALSTKNIVIMDFAISREEGVFPMVPAGKATTEMLLV, encoded by the coding sequence ATGAGTAAAACGATTGGGACACAGGCCATCATCAAATGTCTGCAAGAAGAGGGCGTGGATCTCGTCTTCGGCTATCCCGGCGGCGCTGTCATTGAACTGTACGACGAGTTGTGCAAGAGCGAGATCCGCCACATCCTGGTGCGTCACGAGCAGGGCGCCGTGCACGCGGCCGACGGCTATGCCCGGGTCAGCGGCAAGGTGGGCGTGGCCATTCTCACCTCCGGTCCCGGTGCGACCAACGGCGTCACCGCCATCGCCACCGCCTACTGCGACTCCATCCCCCTGGTGGTCCTCACCGGCCAGGTGCCCCGCGCCCTGATCGGCAACGACGCCTTCCAGGAGGTGGACATCGTCGGCATCACCCGCCCCTGCACCAAGCACAACTACCTGGTCAACGATCCCGATGAGTTGGTCGACACCCTGCGCGAGGCCTTTTACCTCGCCGCATCCGGCCGGCCCGGCCCGGTGCTGGTGGACCTGCCCAAGGATGTCATGGCCTCAATGGTGCCGTATCCCGCGAAAAAATCGGTCAAGATGCGGACCTACCAGCCCAACACCAAACCGCACAGCGGCCAGATCGAAAAGGCCTGCCGCGCCATGATCAAGGCCAAGAAGCCAGTGCTATACGTGGGCGGCGGCGTCATTCTCTCCGACGGCAACGAGGAGTTGACCAAACTGGCGAGGCGACTCAATATTCCGGTCACCATGACCCTGATGGGGCTCGGTGGCTTCCCCGGTACCGATCCACTTTCCCTGGGCATGCTCGGCATGCACGGCTCGTATGCGGCCAACATGTCGGTGGCCAAGAGCGATGTGCTGATCGCGGTGGGCTCCCGCTTCGATGACCGCGTCACCGGACGGCTCGACGCCTTTGCCCCGAACGCCAAGATCATCCATGTGGATATCGATCCGACCTCGATCTCCAAGAACGTCAAGGTGGATATCCCCATCGTTGCCGACTGCCGCCAGGCCCTCGAGGCGATGAACTGCTGGCTGGACAAGGCCTCGGACTACAAGGCCGACGAGGTCAGCGCCCTGCACCAGCCCTGGGTGGACGAAGTCAAGGAGTGGGACAGCAAGCATCCGCTTTCCTATACCGAAGAGGGCGACATCATCAAGCCGCAGTACGTGATCGAGACCCTGAACAGGCTCACCGGCGGCGATGCGATCATCACCACCGAGGTCGGCCAGAACCAGATGTGGACCGCCCAGTTCTACAAGTTCAACCATCCGCGCCGCCTGCTGACCTCCGGCGGTCTGGGCACCATGGGCTACGGCCTGCCCGCGGCGATCGGTGCGCAGATGGCCTACCCCGATGCAACGGTCATCGACGTGGCCGGTGACGGATCCATCCAGATGAACATTCAGGAGCTGGCCACGGCCCGCGAATGCGGCGCCCCGGTCAAGGTGGCGATCCTCAACAACAACTATCTGGGCATGGTGCGTCAGTGGCAGGAGCTGTTTTACAACCGCCACTATGCCTCAACCGTGATGGAGGTCACTCCGGATTTCGTTGCCCTGGCCGCGGCCTACGGCGCGGTCGGCCTGCGTGCCAAGACTAAGGCCGAGGTCGAGCCGGTGATCAAGGAGGCGCTCTCCACCAAGAACATCGTGATCATGGACTTTGCCATCAGCCGTGAAGAGGGCGTGTTCCCCATGGTCCCGGCGGGTAAGGCGACGACGGAGATGCTCCTGGTTTAG
- a CDS encoding DUF6691 family protein produces MNTGQWLGLVTGVLFGFLLQKGRVLRFDKQVGAMLLKDMTIFKFMLSAILVGMVGILLLSHLGVITLSHKPMNVGAVLLGGAFFGAGWAIMGFCPGTSLGALGEGRWHALFAIIGMVAGAALYAELYPFLKSTVLAWKDFGKLGLPEALGISQWIIVPIFWAGIIALFFLFEKKKL; encoded by the coding sequence ATGAATACTGGTCAATGGCTGGGCCTTGTCACAGGTGTATTGTTTGGATTTCTACTCCAGAAAGGTCGTGTTCTTCGCTTCGACAAGCAGGTTGGAGCAATGCTGTTGAAAGACATGACAATATTTAAATTCATGCTTTCGGCAATTCTGGTGGGAATGGTCGGGATACTCCTGCTTTCGCACCTTGGGGTCATTACCTTAAGCCATAAGCCAATGAATGTTGGCGCTGTGTTGCTCGGTGGAGCTTTTTTCGGCGCCGGATGGGCGATCATGGGCTTCTGCCCTGGCACATCACTAGGCGCATTGGGCGAAGGTAGATGGCATGCACTGTTTGCCATAATAGGTATGGTGGCGGGGGCAGCACTCTATGCAGAGCTCTACCCCTTCCTTAAATCAACAGTTCTTGCGTGGAAAGATTTTGGAAAGCTCGGATTACCGGAAGCGTTGGGTATTTCGCAGTGGATAATCGTTCCAATATTTTGGGCAGGGATAATCGCTTTGTTTTTCTTGTTTGAGAAGAAAAAGTTGTAA
- a CDS encoding integron integrase, translating into MIRINQPLSLAMQAFSRFLHSKPSIPEKQREFMVHWVKGYLAFAQRTSGQVVEPQSSQAYLSELERSKEPWQVKQARDALQLYQHFIDGQARPVEGPPADIDQAWKNAAEEMVRMLRLKHLSLSTEKSYLSWLRRFYRANRQMLPEQCASTHIRHFLSELAVDRQVAASTQNQAFNALLFFYRHVLGQGPIIENLSDTVRAKPRRRLPVVLSREEIKAFFAALEDPYRLACRLIYGGGLRIMECLRLRVGDLDFGKNHITVRGGKGDKDRITLLPASVADDLKGHLEQVRQLFAEDRQQGYDGVYLPTALERKFPNASTEWVWQWVFPAPSVSTDPRTRVVRRHHLLDNTLQKKFRAVVRRLDLQKRASVHSLRHSFATHLMENGYDIRTIQDLLGHANLQTTMIYTHVAGKNLLGVRSPLDG; encoded by the coding sequence ATGATAAGAATAAATCAACCGCTATCCCTTGCTATGCAGGCCTTTTCCCGCTTTCTCCACAGCAAACCATCCATCCCTGAAAAACAGCGCGAATTTATGGTACACTGGGTCAAAGGCTACCTCGCTTTTGCGCAGCGAACCTCAGGTCAGGTGGTCGAACCGCAATCCTCCCAGGCCTACCTGAGCGAACTTGAGCGGTCCAAGGAGCCCTGGCAGGTCAAACAGGCTCGCGATGCGCTCCAGCTCTACCAGCACTTTATCGACGGTCAAGCTCGCCCGGTGGAAGGGCCACCTGCAGATATCGACCAGGCTTGGAAGAACGCGGCTGAGGAGATGGTCCGCATGCTTCGCCTCAAACACCTGTCCCTGAGCACCGAGAAATCCTACCTTTCCTGGCTGCGTCGTTTTTATCGGGCAAACCGCCAAATGCTCCCTGAACAGTGCGCCAGCACCCATATTCGCCATTTTCTCTCCGAGCTGGCCGTTGATCGCCAGGTTGCCGCCTCCACCCAGAACCAGGCCTTCAACGCCCTCCTCTTCTTCTATCGCCATGTGCTGGGCCAGGGCCCGATCATAGAAAACCTGTCCGATACGGTACGGGCAAAACCGCGCAGACGCCTTCCCGTCGTTCTCAGCCGGGAGGAGATCAAGGCCTTCTTTGCTGCCCTTGAAGATCCGTACCGCCTGGCCTGCCGCCTGATCTATGGCGGCGGCTTACGCATCATGGAATGCTTGCGCCTTCGCGTGGGTGATCTGGATTTCGGCAAAAACCATATCACCGTCCGGGGCGGCAAGGGAGACAAAGACCGGATCACCCTGCTGCCGGCCAGCGTGGCCGACGATCTCAAAGGCCACCTGGAACAGGTACGCCAGCTCTTTGCAGAGGACAGGCAACAGGGCTATGACGGGGTGTACCTGCCCACCGCCCTGGAACGCAAATTCCCTAACGCATCCACCGAATGGGTCTGGCAATGGGTTTTTCCCGCCCCCTCTGTCTCCACCGACCCCAGGACCCGCGTGGTACGTCGGCATCATCTGCTGGACAACACCCTGCAAAAGAAATTTCGCGCCGTGGTCCGCAGACTTGACCTGCAAAAGAGGGCCTCGGTCCACAGCCTGCGCCACAGCTTTGCCACCCACCTGATGGAGAACGGTTACGATATTCGCACCATCCAGGACCTCCTGGGCCATGCGAACCTACAGACCACCATGATCTACACCCATGTAGCCGGAAAAAATCTTTTGGGCGTGCGCAGCCCCCTGGATGGTTGA
- a CDS encoding IS91 family transposase, whose amino-acid sequence MDLATLVHQYYDAFMARFGKTLLPDQNKALDAILRCRTPAAGELYVQRPDCHHGQWRPVSCGNRHCPRCQNHLTSLWIDKQREKLLPVPYFMATFTLPYQLRSLAYGHQKEVYSLMFRCAAEVLRSFARNAKSLGAEIGMTMVLHTHSRRLEFHPHIHVLIPGGGLDQQARAWKKLPGKYLFNGVALAKAFRGKFLAQATARGLLITGNVPKKWVVHCDHMGTGAPALKYLSRYLYRGVIGKKNIVANTNGEVKFRYQDSATGTPQKRTLKGEEFLRLLLQHVLPSGFRRLREYGFLHGNAKKIRTLVQLVLHVVIRPQPPRPRPVFACPHCNQPMRIVRFRNNYRNPG is encoded by the coding sequence ATGGATCTGGCCACTCTCGTTCACCAATATTACGACGCCTTCATGGCCAGGTTCGGCAAAACCCTCTTGCCTGACCAAAACAAAGCCCTTGATGCGATTCTACGTTGTCGGACGCCTGCCGCAGGAGAACTCTACGTCCAGCGCCCCGACTGTCATCATGGCCAGTGGCGGCCAGTTTCCTGCGGCAATCGCCATTGCCCGCGCTGTCAAAACCACCTGACCAGTCTCTGGATCGATAAACAACGGGAAAAACTTCTACCTGTGCCTTATTTCATGGCGACCTTTACCTTGCCCTATCAGCTGCGTTCGTTGGCCTATGGGCACCAGAAGGAGGTCTACTCGCTCATGTTCCGTTGTGCTGCCGAAGTCCTGCGTTCATTTGCCCGCAACGCAAAATCCCTGGGGGCTGAGATCGGTATGACCATGGTCCTGCACACCCATTCGAGGAGATTGGAGTTTCATCCACATATCCACGTCCTGATTCCAGGAGGCGGCCTCGATCAACAGGCCCGGGCCTGGAAAAAGCTGCCGGGAAAATATCTGTTCAACGGTGTTGCCCTGGCCAAAGCCTTTCGTGGCAAGTTTCTGGCCCAGGCAACTGCTCGCGGCTTGCTGATCACTGGCAATGTTCCTAAAAAATGGGTTGTCCACTGCGACCATATGGGCACCGGCGCACCTGCCTTGAAATACTTGTCGAGGTATTTGTACCGAGGTGTGATCGGCAAAAAAAATATCGTTGCCAACACCAACGGCGAAGTGAAGTTCAGGTACCAAGACAGCGCCACCGGAACACCGCAAAAGAGGACGCTTAAGGGAGAAGAGTTTCTTCGTCTCCTTCTTCAGCATGTTCTGCCAAGCGGGTTCAGGCGGCTGCGCGAATATGGATTTCTGCACGGGAATGCGAAAAAAATCCGTACGCTGGTCCAGTTGGTCCTGCATGTCGTTATCAGACCGCAGCCGCCCCGTCCCCGACCTGTGTTTGCTTGTCCACATTGCAATCAGCCGATGCGCATAGTGCGATTTAGAAACAACTACCGCAATCCCGGCTAA